A window from Fusarium musae strain F31 chromosome 8, whole genome shotgun sequence encodes these proteins:
- a CDS encoding hypothetical protein (EggNog:ENOG41), translated as MPSTSIYQSVIYPGNHEKLDKPKDTQNFIDNKLVSSKTSSWIEVHDPATNNVITRVPESTNDELQEAVKSAKAAFPGWKRTSIIKRQQIMFKLTHLIREHMDNLATSIVTEQGKTFADAKGDVLRGLQVCETACGITTQLGGEVLEVAKDMETRSYRNPLGVVAAICPFNFPAMIPLWSLPVATVTGNCIIVKPSERDPGAAMMIAELCREAGFPPGVVNVVHGSKDTVNFLLDEPEIQAISFVGSNKAGEYIYQRGSANGKRVQANLGAKNHALLSPDANKDHALDSIAGAAFGAAGQRCMALSVLVTLGDAKQWLPDLVAKAKNHIAGSGFDSKSDFGPLITPQSRDRCNALITSAEKEGAKILLDGRGYKPEGLPDGNWVGPTVISGVRPDMECYKEEIFGPVLLCMEEETLKDGIELINSNAWGNGAVIFTNSGAKASLFQQEIDAGQVGINVPIPVPLPMFSFTGNKRSVAGTGLANFYGKDGLRFYTQWKTVTSLWRADEASTGQKLTSMPTNS; from the exons ATgccttcaacttcaatctACCAGTCCGTTATCTATCCCGGCAACCACGAAAAGTTGGACAAGCCAAAGGACACACAGAACTTCATCGACAACAAACTCGTCTCTTCAAAGACGTCGTCATGGATCGAAGTTCATGACCCTGCGACCAACAATGTCATCACGCGTGTTCCTGAGAGTACCAACGATGAACTTCAAGAGGCAGTCAAGTCAGCTAAGGCTGCATTTCCGGggtggaagaggacgagCATTATTAAGCGGCAGCAGATAATGTTTAAGCTGACGCATTTGATCCGGGAGCATATGGATAATCTTGCGACTAGCATTGTTACGGAGCAGGGAAAGACTTTTGCTGATGCAAAGGGCGATGTTCTTCGTGGACTGCAAGTTTGTGAGACTGCTTGTGGAATCACGACTCAGCTCGGCGGTGAAGTCCTCGAGGTGGCCAAGGACATGGAGACACGATCCTACCGAAATCCATTGGGTGTTGTTGCAGCCATTTGCCCTTTCAACTTCCCAGCTATGATTCCACTGTGGTCTCTTCCTGTAGCGACCGTCACAGGCAACTGCATAATCGTCAAGCCATCGGAACGCGATCCGGGCGCTGCTATGATGATTGCTGAGCTCTGCAGAGAAGCCGGCTTTCCCCCTGGCGTCGTCAACGTCGTCCATGGATCAAAGGACACAGTCAACTTCCTTCTGGACGAGCCTGAGATTCAAGCTATCTCCTTTGTGGGATCTAACAAGGCTGGAGAGTATATCTACCAACGGGGATCAGCCAACGGAAAGCGCGTGCAAGCGAACCTTGGAGCCAAGAACCACGCTCTTCTGAGCCCAGACGCCAACAAGGATCATGCCCTTGACTCAATTGCCGGAGCTGCTTTTGGTGCTGCTGGACAACGATGCATGGCGTTAAGTGTTTTGGTCACTCTTGGAGATGCGAAGCAATGGTTGCCGGATCTTGTTGCCAAGGCGAAGAACCATATCGCTGGCAGCGGCTTCGACTCAAAGTCGGATTTTGGACCTCTGATCACACCTCAAAGTCGCGATCGCTGCAATGCTCTCATCACAAGcgccgagaaggagggtGCCAAGATTCTACTTGATGGTCGAGGATATAAGCCTGAAGGTTTACCCGATGGCAACTGG GTCGGCCCTACAGTAATCTCTGGCGTCCGCCCAGACATGGAATGCTACAAGGAAGAAATCTTCGGCCCCGTCCTCCTCTgcatggaagaagaaacccTCAAAGACGGCATCGAactcatcaactccaacgcCTGGGGCAACGGAGCCGTCATTTTCACAAACTCTGGAGCCAAGGCTTCTCTATTCCAACAAGAAATTGATGCTGGACAAGTCGGTATTAACGTGCCGATCCCCGTTCCTCTGCCTATGTTTTCTTTCACGGGAAATAAGCGCAGTGTGGCTGGAACTGGTCTTGCGAACTTTTATGGAAAGGATGGTTTGAGGTTTTATACGCAGTGGAAGACTGTTACCTCGCTTTGGAGGGCGGATGAGGCGAGCACAGGGCAGAAGTTGACGAGCATGCCTACCAATTCTTAG